The following nucleotide sequence is from Apodemus sylvaticus chromosome 2, mApoSyl1.1, whole genome shotgun sequence.
TTCTGGGTTCGCGGCCCGGCTAGGTGCataggaggggaggggcaagaTAAGGCCCGAGGCAGGAGAAGGCTGAGAGTGTCTCCTGCCTCTTGGAGCAGACAGCCGCTAACTTTCACCCGTGCTGGAGCAAGGATGGAATGCGCCTGAGTCTGAATTTAGCCAGTGGAGCGCTGGGATTGTTGGCATAGGGCGCTCTGCACTGGGCCAGTCTAGAtctaccccccacccaccccacccccgcctctcCACCCCAATGCGCCCGCCCCTGGTCCAACCGAGTGGGACATGAACGTGCGCCGCCACGCACACGCGTACGTACACGCATTGGGCGTACCTGTCTCCTTTGGCACTAAACACCgggtctgtctccctctctcccctgcaGAGAACTCCGTGGCGGCCAAATCCGGCGGCTGCTTCCCGGGATCGGCCACGGTGCACCTGGAGCAGGGCGGCACCAAGCTGGTGAAGGACCTACGCCCCGGGGACCGCGTGCTGGCGGCTGACGACCAGGGCCGCCTGCTGTATAGCGACTTCCTCACCTTCCTGGACCGCGACGAAGGCGCCAAGAAGGTCTTCTACGTGATCGAGACGCGGGAGCCGCGCGAGCGCCTGCTGCTCACCGCCGCGCACCTGCTCTTCGTGGCGCCGCACAACGACTCGGGGCCCGCGCCCGGGCCGAGCGCGCTCTTTGCCAGCCGCGTGCGCCCCGGGCAGCGCGTGTACGTGGTGGCTGAACGCGGCGGGGACCGCCGGCTGCTGCCCGCCGCAGTGCACAGCGTGACGCTGCGAGAGGAGGCGGCGGGCGCGTACGCGCCGCTCACAGCGCACGGCACCATCCTCATCAACCGGGTGCTCGCCTCGTGCTACGCCGTCATCGAGGAGCACAGCTGGGCACACCGGGCCTTCGCGCCTTTCCGCCTGGCGCACGCGCTGCTGGCCGCGCTGGCACCCGCCCGCACGGACGGCGGGGGCGGGGGCAGCATCCCGGCCCCGCAATCTGCTGCGGAAGCGAGGGACGCGGGACCCGCTGCCGGCATCCACTGGTACTCCCAGCTACTCTACCACATTGGCACGTGGCTGTTGGACAGCGAGACCCTGCATCCCTTGGGAATGGCGGTCAAGTCCAGCTGAAGTCAGACGGGACCGGGCCGGGGGCGtgggggcgggcgggcgggcggggtgGGGAGCGACTGCGAGATAAGCAACTGATGGAAAAGCGCACGGAAGGAGACTTTTAATTATaagaataattaattaattaataataataataataataagtaggACAGTCCAAAGTAGACTATAAGGAAGCAAAGACCCCGGGGAGTTCTGTTGTTGTgtttagtttatatattttttttgaattttttcgtTATTGTCTTATTTGGGTTATTTTCCTCCTCTCCTGCTATTTATTTGTTTCGTATGaatagatgttttaaaaatatgaatggaCCTTCAAGAGCCTTAACTAGTTTGTGTCTTGGATAATTTATTATCGTGTGAACTGTACTTACAGTAAGGGAAAGATTATTTTGTGAGGCCAAGCAACCTGCTGAAAGTCTATTTTTCTACATGTCCCTTGTCCTGCGTGTCAGAAGGCAAACCTCGCATTCCTCTCCTGCTATGCTCCTGCTTTTCTGCAAGTGTAAACTAAAACCCGCTCCAGGGGGTccacaaattatatttttatacacaGAATTGTAAATTAGATTTTTGAGAGATCAATACTTAACTGAATGACATTTCATTTTTTGAAATAgtgtaaaatatgaaaatatattattttaatttaactaTTTTCCAATGTAACAGCCGTCTTCTGAACTGCCTTCTTGGTTTGTATTTGCTTTGTAACCGCCATTTTGGTCATGTTCTTGGAAACCAAGACTGTtaacgcacacatacacactttttttttttttttgacagactGGAAGAACTCTGTTATTTTTAACTTCAAAGaatt
It contains:
- the Shh gene encoding sonic hedgehog protein; amino-acid sequence: MLLLLLARCFLVILASSLLVCPGLACGPGRGFGKRRHPKKLTPLAYKQFIPNVAEKTLGASGRYEGKITRNSERFKELTPNYNPDIIFKDEENTGADRLMTQRCKDKLNALAISVMNQWPGVKLRVTEGWDEDGHHSEESLHYEGRAVDITTSDRDRSKYGMLARLAVEAGFDWVYYESKAHIHCSVKAENSVAAKSGGCFPGSATVHLEQGGTKLVKDLRPGDRVLAADDQGRLLYSDFLTFLDRDEGAKKVFYVIETREPRERLLLTAAHLLFVAPHNDSGPAPGPSALFASRVRPGQRVYVVAERGGDRRLLPAAVHSVTLREEAAGAYAPLTAHGTILINRVLASCYAVIEEHSWAHRAFAPFRLAHALLAALAPARTDGGGGGSIPAPQSAAEARDAGPAAGIHWYSQLLYHIGTWLLDSETLHPLGMAVKSS